One Mesorhizobium loti genomic window carries:
- a CDS encoding Bcr/CflA subfamily drug resistance transporter: MATATITAGAPPARPAVPDTISTRRVIAFLAMVFGMFMAILDIQIVSASLAEIQAGLSASSDEIPWVQTAYLIAEVVMIPLSGFLSRMLSTRVLFTIAAAGFTAASALAATATNIDQMIVYRAVQGFIGGGMIPSVFAAAFTIFPPSKRAIVSPMIGLVATLAPTIGPTVGGYISHAFSWHWLFLVNVVPGILVATAAWSLIDFDKPNLKLFNKFDWWGLAGMAAFLGCMEYVLEEGPNNDWLQDQGVFICAIVMTIGAVIFFWRVFTAEEPIVDLRAFSNINFAFGSLFSFVIGIGLYGLTYLYPVFLGRIRGYDSMMIGEALFVSGLAMFVTAPISGILSSKIDLRLMMMIGFFGFATGTWWMTHLTADWDFYELLIPQILRGCSMMLCMVPINNIALGTLPPDRLKNASGLFNLTRNLGGAVGLALINTVLIDRNAFHYARLAEHVQWGSAAAQTKLQNMTLNFEQTTGLDAASAAISKLSGMVQQQAALLSFMDVFYMLTVLFATLGLFTMLINKPAAPGGGGGGGH; this comes from the coding sequence ATGGCAACCGCAACCATCACCGCAGGAGCGCCGCCGGCAAGACCGGCAGTTCCCGACACCATTTCCACACGCCGCGTCATCGCCTTTCTGGCGATGGTCTTCGGCATGTTCATGGCGATCCTGGACATCCAGATCGTCTCGGCCTCGCTGGCCGAGATCCAGGCGGGCCTCAGCGCCAGCTCCGATGAAATTCCGTGGGTGCAGACAGCCTATCTGATCGCCGAAGTGGTGATGATCCCGCTGTCGGGCTTCCTCAGCCGCATGCTATCGACGCGCGTGCTGTTCACCATCGCCGCCGCCGGCTTCACCGCCGCCAGCGCGCTCGCCGCGACCGCCACCAACATCGACCAGATGATCGTCTACCGCGCCGTGCAAGGCTTCATCGGCGGCGGCATGATCCCGAGCGTCTTTGCCGCGGCCTTCACCATCTTCCCACCCTCGAAGCGCGCCATCGTCTCGCCGATGATCGGCCTGGTGGCGACGCTGGCGCCGACCATCGGCCCGACCGTCGGCGGCTATATCAGCCACGCCTTCTCATGGCATTGGCTGTTCCTGGTCAATGTCGTGCCCGGCATACTGGTGGCGACCGCGGCCTGGTCGCTGATCGATTTCGACAAGCCCAACCTCAAGCTGTTCAACAAGTTCGACTGGTGGGGCCTCGCCGGCATGGCGGCCTTCCTCGGCTGCATGGAATATGTGCTGGAGGAAGGTCCGAACAATGACTGGCTGCAGGACCAGGGGGTGTTCATCTGCGCCATCGTCATGACCATCGGCGCGGTGATCTTCTTCTGGCGCGTCTTCACCGCCGAAGAGCCGATCGTCGACCTGCGGGCCTTCAGCAACATCAATTTCGCCTTCGGCTCGCTGTTTTCCTTCGTCATCGGCATCGGCCTCTACGGGCTCACCTATCTCTATCCGGTCTTCCTCGGCCGTATCCGTGGCTACGATTCGATGATGATCGGCGAGGCACTGTTCGTCAGCGGCCTGGCGATGTTCGTCACCGCGCCGATCTCCGGCATCCTGTCGAGCAAGATCGATTTGCGGCTGATGATGATGATCGGCTTCTTCGGCTTCGCCACCGGCACCTGGTGGATGACGCATCTGACCGCCGACTGGGATTTCTATGAGCTGCTCATCCCGCAGATCCTGCGCGGCTGTTCGATGATGCTGTGCATGGTGCCGATCAACAACATCGCGCTCGGCACCTTGCCGCCAGACCGGTTGAAGAATGCGTCCGGCCTGTTCAACCTTACCCGCAACCTCGGCGGCGCCGTCGGCCTTGCGCTCATCAACACCGTGCTGATCGACCGCAACGCCTTCCACTATGCGAGGCTCGCCGAGCATGTGCAGTGGGGCAGTGCCGCCGCGCAGACCAAGCTGCAGAACATGACGCTCAACTTCGAGCAGACCACGGGCCTCGACGCGGCCAGTGCGGCGATCTCCAAGCTGTCGGGCATGGTCCAGCAGCAGGCGGCGCTGCTGTCCTTCATGGACGTGTTCTACATGCTGACGGTGCTGTTCGCGACACTCGGCCTGTTCACCATGCTGATCAACAAGCCGGCCGCGCCCGGTGGCGGAGGCGGCGGCGGGCACTGA
- a CDS encoding methionine sulfoxide reductase B — protein MNRRDFLLSGAAAIGVVGAAATMLRMGSPQAAQAAEKFEITKTDDEWKAILSPAAFDVLRKQGTEYPGTSPLLNEHRKGIFACAGCDLPVYPSETKFDSGTGWPSFWQEIANGIGKTEDRSLGMTRTEVHCRRCGGHLGHVFDDGPAPTGLRHCINGVALTFKPATA, from the coding sequence ATGAACCGTCGCGACTTTCTTTTGAGCGGTGCCGCCGCCATCGGCGTCGTCGGTGCCGCGGCAACCATGCTACGCATGGGTAGTCCGCAGGCGGCTCAGGCCGCCGAGAAATTCGAGATCACCAAGACGGACGACGAATGGAAAGCCATCCTGTCGCCCGCCGCCTTCGACGTGCTGCGCAAGCAAGGCACGGAGTATCCCGGCACCAGCCCGCTGCTCAACGAGCACCGCAAGGGCATTTTCGCCTGCGCCGGCTGCGACCTGCCGGTCTATCCTTCGGAGACGAAGTTCGATTCCGGCACCGGCTGGCCGAGCTTCTGGCAAGAGATCGCCAACGGCATCGGCAAGACCGAGGACAGGTCGCTCGGCATGACGCGCACCGAAGTGCATTGCCGCCGCTGCGGCGGCCATCTCGGCCATGTCTTCGACGACGGTCCGGCGCCGACCGGCCTGCGCCACTGCATCAACGGCGTGGCGCTGACCTTCAAGCCCGCCACGGCCTGA
- a CDS encoding multidrug resistance efflux pump, whose translation MSSNAPNTAEVRPFPNAKVAPATEVPEIPVLPVAPPPAAEAPAKKKRSVRSFLLPIIGLALLSGGAWYGYDYWTTGRFMISTDDAYVQADMAFVSPKISGYVDQVKVSENQLVKAGDPLLTIDDGDYKIAVAQAEAQIATLAKTLDRIDAQTKAAQASLQQAQAQKVADQAGADNAARAQQRAAQLVKTHVGTQAQLDDAQTALDQANAALVGADAQIAAAQANIGVFEAQRAESASTLASLQLSRDKAARDLSFTVLKAPYDGVVGNRSVEQGDLVSPGQKLAVVVPMDKLYIVANFKETQLARLVPGEKVNISVDAIDGHPIQGTVSSLAPASGAVFSLLPPENATGNFTKVVQRVPVRIDVPADALKTGKLRAGLSVVVNVDSRTAPAATTN comes from the coding sequence ATGTCCTCGAACGCACCCAACACCGCCGAAGTCCGCCCCTTCCCCAACGCCAAAGTCGCTCCGGCGACGGAAGTGCCAGAAATTCCCGTCCTGCCGGTCGCACCGCCGCCGGCAGCCGAAGCTCCGGCCAAGAAGAAGCGCTCGGTGCGTTCCTTCCTGCTGCCGATCATCGGCCTTGCCCTGCTGAGCGGCGGCGCCTGGTACGGCTACGACTACTGGACCACCGGTCGTTTCATGATCTCGACCGACGACGCCTATGTCCAGGCCGACATGGCGTTCGTCTCGCCCAAGATTTCCGGCTATGTCGACCAGGTCAAGGTGAGCGAGAACCAACTGGTCAAGGCCGGCGACCCGCTGCTGACGATCGATGACGGCGACTACAAGATCGCCGTCGCCCAGGCCGAGGCGCAGATTGCTACGCTGGCCAAGACGCTGGACCGCATCGACGCGCAGACCAAGGCCGCGCAGGCCTCCCTGCAGCAGGCCCAGGCGCAGAAGGTCGCCGACCAGGCCGGGGCCGACAACGCCGCCCGCGCGCAGCAGCGCGCCGCGCAACTGGTCAAGACGCATGTCGGCACCCAGGCGCAGCTGGACGACGCCCAGACCGCGCTCGACCAGGCCAATGCCGCGTTGGTCGGCGCCGACGCCCAGATCGCCGCCGCGCAGGCCAATATCGGTGTGTTCGAGGCGCAGCGCGCCGAGTCGGCGAGCACGCTCGCCTCCTTGCAACTGAGCCGCGACAAGGCCGCGCGCGACCTGTCCTTCACCGTGCTGAAGGCGCCTTATGACGGCGTCGTCGGCAACCGTTCGGTCGAACAGGGCGACCTCGTCAGCCCCGGCCAGAAGCTCGCCGTCGTCGTGCCGATGGACAAGCTCTACATCGTCGCCAACTTCAAGGAGACCCAGCTTGCCCGGCTGGTTCCCGGCGAAAAGGTCAACATCTCGGTCGACGCCATTGACGGCCATCCCATCCAGGGCACCGTCTCGTCGCTCGCTCCGGCCTCAGGCGCGGTCTTCTCGCTGTTGCCGCCGGAGAATGCCACCGGCAACTTCACCAAGGTGGTGCAGCGCGTCCCGGTCCGCATCGACGTCCCGGCCGATGCCCTGAAGACCGGCAAGCTGCGCGCTGGCCTGAGCGTTGTCGTCAATGTTGACAGCCGCACCGCGCCTGCCGCCACGACCAACTAA